A window of Streptomyces armeniacus contains these coding sequences:
- a CDS encoding sigma-70 family RNA polymerase sigma factor yields the protein MAQDTPPRWDRKMQQRLARGEAAALSELYDRFAPLVHSLAHRVLDDDEAADSTTRDVFAHVWEHPDAYDPRRGPLRSWIAALTQERAAGRLRKQQRDGSPEQIEEKVRTASAAARADYIVTSMPASLRAALELAYFQRRDYRQTAERLGVTEDEARRRLRLGLQLLSSATTRALPAAPPGAPRVPPGVGRAQ from the coding sequence ATGGCACAGGACACACCACCACGCTGGGACCGGAAGATGCAGCAGCGGCTGGCACGCGGCGAGGCCGCGGCGCTGAGCGAGCTCTACGACCGGTTCGCCCCTCTCGTGCACAGTCTCGCGCACCGCGTGCTCGACGACGACGAGGCGGCCGACAGCACCACGCGCGACGTGTTCGCGCACGTCTGGGAGCACCCGGACGCGTACGATCCCCGCCGCGGGCCGCTGCGTTCGTGGATCGCCGCGCTCACCCAGGAGCGCGCCGCCGGCAGGCTGCGGAAGCAGCAGCGCGACGGGTCGCCCGAGCAGATCGAGGAGAAGGTGCGGACGGCGTCCGCCGCGGCCCGCGCCGACTACATCGTGACGTCCATGCCCGCCTCGCTGCGCGCCGCCCTGGAGTTGGCCTACTTCCAGCGCCGTGACTACCGTCAGACGGCCGAACGGCTCGGCGTCACCGAGGACGAGGCCCGCCGGCGGCTGCGGCTCGGGCTGCAGCTGCTCTCCTCCGCCACCACGCGCGCGCTGCCCGCCGCGCCACCGGGAGCGCCCCGCGTACCGCCGGGCGTCGGGCGGGCGCAGTGA